The following coding sequences lie in one Enterococcus sp. 9E7_DIV0242 genomic window:
- a CDS encoding GntR family transcriptional regulator: MERKRRQPLYDQLVDLLKEQIENELKPHAMLPSERELSEKYGLSRTTVRLALQELEKMGYIYRQHGKGTFVSSISQEVTNLTGGYSFTEQMRSLGKEPVTTILDYRIVEANKFFAEHLNLSLGEKIIKFKRLRSADDLPMMVERSYLPYKKFMMMKREDLEIKPLYDLFAEDYGETIKLAEEEFYASIVSDNDAKQLDVPYSAPSLNLVRTTYNIKNEVIEFTLSVARADKFRYKVRHVR; the protein is encoded by the coding sequence TTGGAAAGAAAGAGAAGACAACCATTATACGATCAATTGGTCGATCTATTGAAAGAACAAATTGAAAATGAACTGAAACCGCACGCGATGCTGCCGTCAGAGCGAGAGTTATCTGAAAAGTATGGGTTAAGCCGTACGACGGTTCGTTTGGCATTGCAGGAATTGGAAAAAATGGGCTATATCTATCGTCAGCATGGCAAAGGAACGTTCGTTTCTTCAATCAGTCAAGAGGTCACGAATTTGACCGGGGGCTATAGCTTTACAGAACAGATGCGTTCTTTAGGGAAAGAGCCGGTGACGACGATTTTGGACTATCGAATCGTTGAAGCAAACAAATTTTTTGCAGAACACCTAAATCTTTCGCTTGGGGAAAAAATCATCAAGTTCAAGCGCTTGAGAAGTGCCGATGATCTGCCTATGATGGTCGAGCGTTCGTATTTGCCGTATAAGAAATTCATGATGATGAAACGAGAAGATTTAGAGATCAAGCCGCTGTATGATTTGTTTGCTGAGGACTATGGGGAAACAATCAAGTTAGCGGAAGAAGAATTTTATGCAAGTATTGTAAGTGATAATGATGCGAAACAATTGGATGTGCCTTATAGTGCGCCAAGCCTTAATTTGGTTCGAACGACGTATAACATAAAAAACGAAGTGATCGAATTTACATTAAGTGTGGCACGGGCAGACAAGTTCCGCTATAAGGTACGCCATGTTCGCTGA
- a CDS encoding PTS system mannose/fructose/sorbose family transporter subunit IID yields the protein MAYNIPDNYQNTTPANQLDKKTLNKMVWRSLFLQASFNYERMQAGGWLYSILPGLKKIHGDNKDDLSASMSHNLEFFNTHPFLVTFVMGIVLSLEQNKADIPTIRAVRVAAMGPLGGIGDALFWFTLVPITAGITSNMAIDGNIAAPFIFLLVFNLAQFALRFFLMNWSYKLGTDAIGVLTENAKEFTRAASILGIFVVGALTCVYGATKVDVKIPNGTTSALYSVTEVVPAADVHKFDEYIYKKDDNGKLTEDIQDAGTDEKALGVKKLSTGDFEVTYNQNETRDVTINIQEILDGILPQMIPLALTMMLYFFLAKRGWTPLKCIGLVLVIGLVGSGFGLWPTIWP from the coding sequence ATGGCATATAACATTCCTGATAACTATCAAAACACCACACCAGCCAATCAGCTGGATAAAAAAACACTAAACAAAATGGTTTGGCGTTCATTATTTCTTCAAGCGTCCTTCAACTATGAGCGGATGCAGGCGGGTGGTTGGCTGTACTCTATTCTTCCCGGATTGAAAAAAATCCATGGAGACAACAAAGATGATTTGTCCGCATCTATGAGCCATAACCTTGAATTTTTCAATACCCATCCATTTTTAGTGACGTTCGTAATGGGGATCGTCTTGTCGTTAGAACAAAACAAAGCAGATATTCCTACGATTCGTGCCGTACGTGTGGCAGCGATGGGGCCTTTGGGTGGTATCGGTGATGCGTTGTTCTGGTTTACATTGGTTCCGATTACTGCTGGGATTACTTCGAATATGGCGATTGACGGAAACATTGCTGCACCATTTATTTTCTTACTGGTATTCAACCTTGCTCAATTCGCGTTGCGTTTCTTCTTAATGAATTGGTCCTATAAACTGGGAACAGATGCGATCGGTGTACTGACCGAAAATGCCAAAGAGTTCACGCGGGCAGCAAGTATTCTGGGGATTTTCGTTGTAGGTGCGTTGACCTGTGTGTACGGTGCAACCAAAGTAGACGTCAAGATTCCAAATGGTACGACTAGTGCATTGTACTCAGTGACAGAGGTTGTACCTGCTGCGGATGTTCATAAGTTTGATGAGTACATCTATAAAAAGGATGACAATGGCAAGCTGACAGAGGACATTCAAGATGCTGGTACAGATGAAAAAGCATTGGGTGTGAAGAAATTGTCTACAGGCGATTTTGAAGTAACCTACAATCAAAATGAGACAAGAGATGTCACGATCAATATTCAGGAAATATTGGATGGTATTCTGCCTCAGATGATTCCATTAGCATTGACCATGATGCTGTATTTCTTCCTAGCTAAACGCGGCTGGACTCCATTAAAATGTATCGGTCTAGTGTTAGTCATTGGTTTAGTTGGCTCCGGATTTGGCTTGTGGCCAACAATTTGGCCGTAG
- the agaF gene encoding PTS galactosamine/N-acetylgalactosamine transporter subunit IIA, whose protein sequence is MIGCILTGHGSFAPGMMGAVEMIAGPQEAFEVVPFQEEEALEVFEEKLAQAVEKLSSADGVVIFTDLLGGTPFRTAMLTAADKEQIQVIAGTNLPILIEGSGLRHGFDSVDAFIDAILVIGKEGLMHATLDLSATSAEEEQEEGI, encoded by the coding sequence ATGATCGGTTGTATTTTGACAGGTCATGGCAGCTTTGCCCCGGGGATGATGGGCGCGGTGGAAATGATTGCCGGACCTCAAGAAGCGTTTGAAGTGGTTCCATTTCAAGAAGAGGAGGCGCTAGAGGTATTTGAAGAAAAGCTGGCACAAGCTGTGGAAAAGCTGTCATCAGCGGATGGAGTCGTGATATTTACGGATCTTCTCGGAGGGACACCGTTTCGGACAGCGATGCTGACTGCCGCTGATAAGGAGCAGATTCAGGTGATTGCTGGAACAAATCTACCGATCTTGATCGAGGGCAGCGGTTTGCGCCATGGATTTGATTCCGTTGATGCGTTTATCGACGCGATTTTGGTTATCGGGAAAGAGGGACTGATGCATGCAACACTTGATTTGTCCGCTACTTCAGCAGAAGAAGAGCAGGAAGAAGGGATCTAG
- a CDS encoding PTS mannose/fructose/sorbose/N-acetylgalactosamine transporter subunit IIC, which produces MDYSILQILLVFLVTFIAAIDQFSFLESLYQPIVTGMVIGLILGDLQTGLIVGGTYQLMTIGNMPVGGAQPPNAVIGGIMAAVLAITLKLEPTVAVATAIPFSLLGQYGVTLIFSLMSPVMAVADNYAHEGNTKGIDKINYLAMLALGSIFGIIVVLFFIGGQTFGQTVVDAIPEWLMGGLSAAGGMMRYVGFAILLKVMVSRDMWGFYFFGFAMAVIVMAAPSLSGPALIILAFIGFALAFWDYQVQTKFKQSAATNVGGDEDGI; this is translated from the coding sequence ATGGATTATAGTATTTTACAAATATTATTGGTGTTTTTAGTAACCTTCATTGCTGCTATCGACCAATTCAGTTTTCTGGAATCACTTTATCAACCGATCGTTACCGGAATGGTTATCGGGCTGATTTTAGGGGATTTGCAGACAGGATTGATTGTTGGCGGAACGTATCAGCTGATGACGATCGGAAATATGCCGGTCGGTGGGGCTCAACCGCCTAACGCGGTGATTGGTGGAATCATGGCTGCTGTTCTGGCTATTACCTTGAAGCTTGAACCAACCGTAGCTGTAGCAACAGCGATTCCATTTTCATTATTAGGTCAATATGGAGTGACCCTGATCTTCTCATTGATGTCTCCAGTGATGGCTGTCGCAGACAATTATGCACATGAGGGAAATACAAAAGGGATCGACAAGATTAACTATTTAGCAATGCTCGCTTTGGGTAGTATTTTTGGTATTATTGTTGTTTTATTCTTTATCGGTGGACAGACATTTGGTCAAACCGTAGTTGATGCCATTCCTGAGTGGTTGATGGGCGGCTTAAGTGCTGCTGGTGGGATGATGCGTTATGTCGGGTTTGCCATTTTGCTTAAGGTAATGGTTTCAAGAGATATGTGGGGCTTCTACTTCTTCGGTTTTGCTATGGCAGTCATCGTAATGGCAGCACCAAGTCTAAGTGGTCCGGCCTTGATTATTCTAGCGTTCATCGGTTTTGCACTGGCTTTCTGGGATTACCAAGTTCAAACAAAATTCAAACAGTCTGCAGCTACTAATGTTGGAGGTGACGAAGATGGCATATAA
- the agaV gene encoding PTS N-acetylgalactosamine transporter subunit IIB: MPNILLTRIDNRLIHGQVATQWNGSLGSNLILVANDKVAGDKVRQGLMDMAAPNGVATRYFTLQKTIDIIHKASANQKIFIIVENPQDVLTLVEGGVPIKKVNIGNMHMAEGKRQVATTVAVDDQDVAAFRKLQEDGVELEIRRVPTTPVEDTKKLFS, from the coding sequence ATGCCGAATATTTTATTGACACGTATTGACAATCGTTTGATTCATGGGCAAGTGGCAACGCAATGGAATGGATCACTGGGATCCAATTTGATTTTAGTGGCAAATGACAAAGTAGCAGGGGATAAGGTCAGACAAGGCTTGATGGATATGGCTGCACCAAATGGTGTTGCAACAAGGTACTTCACATTGCAAAAAACCATTGATATTATTCATAAGGCTTCGGCTAATCAAAAAATCTTTATCATTGTAGAAAATCCGCAGGATGTTCTGACACTGGTAGAAGGCGGCGTGCCAATCAAAAAGGTAAACATTGGAAACATGCACATGGCAGAAGGAAAAAGACAAGTTGCTACGACAGTTGCAGTGGATGATCAGGATGTAGCGGCCTTTAGAAAGCTGCAGGAAGACGGTGTTGAGCTGGAAATTCGTCGTGTACCGACAACTCCTGTGGAAGACACAAAGAAACTTTTTAGTTAA
- the yajC gene encoding preprotein translocase subunit YajC: MWQNILASSVVMIVFLLVMALVYYFLNFKNVKKQKEHYRKLHQELAVGQQVIFLNGVYGTLTRVGNETVDVKVKSNAVMEVSRFAITEVVAQ, encoded by the coding sequence ATGTGGCAGAATATACTGGCTTCGTCCGTTGTAATGATTGTTTTTCTACTAGTGATGGCACTTGTTTATTATTTTCTTAACTTTAAAAATGTAAAAAAACAGAAGGAGCATTACAGAAAGCTACATCAAGAATTGGCTGTTGGTCAGCAGGTCATTTTCTTAAATGGTGTCTACGGAACCTTGACTCGAGTAGGAAATGAAACGGTCGATGTAAAGGTGAAATCTAATGCAGTGATGGAAGTATCAAGATTTGCTATTACAGAGGTTGTTGCGCAATAG
- the lacD gene encoding tagatose-bisphosphate aldolase, whose translation MLKISEGKKAALDRLSSKNGIIEALAIDQRGSLKKMMAGFGENNAEEEIIHFKQAASEELTKYASAILLDPEYGLPAAKHRAATAGLLLAYEKTGYDVSTPGRMPDILEDWSVTRLKEEGADAIKFLLYYNPDDDRKINHLKHVFVERLGSECEGEDIPFFLEIVTYDTEIEDVHSADFARIKPRKVIESTMEFAKPQYHVDVLKLEVPVDMNYVEGFSDSEPVYTREEALSYFKEQSDAADMPFIFLSAGVTMALFQETIKFAKEAGSTFNGVLCGRATWRDGVKPYVMNGEEAGKEWFQTQGRKNIETLNEVVEQSASSWRNKVE comes from the coding sequence ATGTTGAAAATAAGTGAAGGAAAGAAAGCGGCGTTGGATCGTTTGTCTTCAAAAAATGGCATCATTGAGGCACTTGCGATCGATCAACGAGGCTCTCTGAAAAAAATGATGGCGGGCTTTGGGGAAAACAATGCAGAAGAAGAGATCATCCATTTTAAACAGGCGGCTTCTGAAGAGTTAACCAAATACGCCTCAGCGATTTTACTTGATCCTGAGTATGGCTTGCCCGCTGCAAAGCATCGTGCAGCAACTGCCGGGCTGCTTTTAGCTTATGAAAAAACAGGCTATGATGTCTCTACACCAGGGCGGATGCCGGATATTTTGGAAGATTGGTCTGTGACCAGACTGAAGGAAGAAGGCGCCGACGCTATTAAATTTTTACTATATTACAATCCGGATGATGACCGAAAAATCAATCACTTGAAGCATGTGTTTGTCGAACGTTTAGGCAGCGAATGTGAAGGAGAGGATATTCCATTTTTCCTTGAAATCGTGACCTATGATACTGAAATCGAGGATGTCCATTCGGCAGACTTTGCACGAATCAAGCCTAGAAAGGTTATCGAATCGACAATGGAATTTGCGAAGCCCCAATACCACGTAGATGTCTTGAAGCTGGAGGTCCCTGTAGATATGAATTATGTAGAGGGCTTCTCTGACAGTGAGCCTGTTTATACAAGGGAAGAAGCTTTGAGTTATTTCAAAGAGCAAAGTGATGCAGCGGATATGCCGTTTATTTTTCTCAGTGCCGGGGTAACAATGGCGCTGTTTCAAGAAACGATTAAGTTCGCAAAAGAGGCAGGCTCGACTTTCAATGGTGTTCTTTGTGGTCGGGCAACCTGGCGTGACGGGGTAAAACCATATGTAATGAATGGCGAGGAAGCTGGGAAAGAATGGTTCCAAACGCAAGGAAGAAAAAATATCGAAACCTTGAATGAGGTTGTTGAGCAAAGCGCCAGCTCGTGGCGTAATAAAGTGGAATGA
- a CDS encoding LacI family DNA-binding transcriptional regulator: MTTIRDIARLADCSVTTVSRVLNRHPYVSEEKRNLILQLIDELDYVPSAQARDLSYGLSKNIGVLIPYANVAYYDKIISGILKAAFKKDYKITLLPTNYDLEKEHHYLKQLAAKAFDGLIITSKRTSFDTIQQHVKYGPIVCCEDTGNYPISAVSFSREESYVEVFDYFKQKGFSHIGLAVGRPQSISPSTALMMKAHKTVFGRFPDEDLIIPDCRNYASGITAGNRFAQLPQLDAVFANSDEVAAGILQSIDATSVEIIGEENLLASHLLNFSTVDHHLDRCGEEAFRLLFEQTNTRIAIPYRFIKR, from the coding sequence ATGACGACAATTCGTGATATCGCTCGACTGGCTGATTGTTCTGTCACAACAGTTTCTCGTGTCTTGAACCGTCACCCCTATGTATCTGAAGAAAAAAGAAACCTTATCCTCCAACTCATTGATGAGCTAGACTATGTGCCCAGTGCACAAGCCAGAGATTTGAGTTATGGCTTATCAAAAAATATTGGTGTACTGATTCCTTATGCCAATGTCGCTTACTACGATAAAATCATCAGTGGCATTTTGAAGGCAGCCTTTAAGAAGGACTATAAAATCACTCTTTTACCAACGAACTACGATTTGGAAAAGGAACATCACTATCTGAAACAGCTCGCTGCAAAAGCTTTTGACGGACTGATCATCACATCAAAGCGGACCTCGTTTGACACGATTCAGCAGCATGTAAAATATGGACCTATCGTTTGCTGTGAAGATACCGGTAATTACCCGATTTCCGCTGTTTCTTTCAGCAGAGAAGAATCTTATGTAGAGGTTTTTGATTATTTTAAGCAAAAAGGCTTTTCTCATATTGGCCTTGCTGTCGGACGACCTCAATCGATCAGCCCAAGCACTGCTTTGATGATGAAAGCACATAAAACAGTCTTCGGGCGCTTTCCAGATGAAGACTTGATTATTCCTGATTGCCGAAACTATGCGAGTGGCATAACTGCTGGAAACCGATTTGCTCAGCTCCCTCAGCTAGATGCCGTCTTTGCCAATAGTGATGAAGTAGCGGCAGGGATTCTTCAATCTATCGATGCCACTTCTGTAGAAATCATCGGTGAGGAAAATCTGCTTGCCAGTCATTTGCTGAATTTTTCCACCGTCGATCACCATTTGGATCGTTGCGGAGAAGAAGCATTCCGTCTGCTATTCGAGCAAACAAATACTCGAATCGCCATCCCTTATCGATTTATCAAACGTTAA